In Rhinolophus ferrumequinum isolate MPI-CBG mRhiFer1 chromosome 25, mRhiFer1_v1.p, whole genome shotgun sequence, the following proteins share a genomic window:
- the ZNF10 gene encoding zinc finger protein 10 isoform X2, which yields MRCKTNELLLLGTSPYSSIARNEEGMEAKSPTARSHTLVTFTDVLVSFTREEWQLLEPAQQGLYKDVTLENYENLVSLGHQCAKPDVILQLEKGDEPWLVDRGSPQNAHPDWDTAVEIKSLISSKNICKDRQSYDIKMEGMAKNDLWYLSLEEVWKCEDQLDKYQENQERHLRQVAFTQKKALTQQRVGENGKYGGTCLIPAQLVLREYFHKHDSHAKSLKHDLVFSGHQKSYANNSNACGQTSCQNIHLIQFARTQTGDKSYKCPEDHNSLPHGTSLGISKGMRREKRYECKECGKFFSWRSNLTRHRLIHTGEKPYECKECGKSFSRSSHLIGHQKTHTGEEPYECKECGKSFSWFSHLVTHQRTHTGDKLYTCNQCGKSFVHSSRLIRHQRTHTGEKPYECPECGKSFRQSTHLILHQRTHVQVRPYECNECGKSYSQRSHLVVHHRTHTGLKPFECKDCGKCFSRSSHLFSHQRTHTGEKPYECHDCGKAFSQSSALIVHQRIHTGEKPYECCQCGRAFIRKNDLIKHQRVHAGEETYKCDQCGVTFSQTSPFVVHQIAHTGEQFLTCNQCGAALVSSPNLIRYQTEKNLEVIVRFMRSENYKEHETV from the exons cTTCTCCTTCTCGGGACCTCACCTTACTCAAGCATCGCCAGGAACGAGGAGGGCATGGAAGCCAAGTCGCCAACTGCCCGGTCCCAC ACACTGGTGACCTTCACGGACGTACTTGTGAGCTTCACCAGGGAGGAGTGGCAGCTCCTGGAGCCTGCCCAGCAGGGTCTGTACAAGGACGTGACGCTGGAGAACTATGAGAACCTGGTTTCTTTGG GTCATCAGTGCGCCAAGCCGGATGTGATCCTACAGTTGGAGAAAGGGGACGAGCCGTGGCTGGTGGACAGAGGGAGTCCCCAAAATGCCCACCCAG attgggATACTGCAGTTgaaattaaatcattaatttccaGTAAGAACATTTGTAAAGATAGACAATCCTATGACATTAAAATGGAAGGAATGGCAAAGAATGATCTCTGGTATTTGTCATTAGAAGAAGTCTGGAAATGTGAAGACCAGTTGGACAAGTatcaggaaaaccaggagagacaTTTGAGGCAAGTGGCATTCACCCAAAAGAAAGCACTTACTCAGCAAAGAGTCGGTGAAAATGGTAAATATGGGGGAACCTGTCTTATTCCTGCTCAGCTGGTACTGAGAGAGTATTTCCATAAACATGACTCACATGCTAAGAGTTTAAAACATGATTTAGTTTTCAGTGGTCATCAGAAAAGCTATGCAAATAACAGTAATGCATGTGGCCAGACCTCCTGTCAGAACATTCACCTTATTCAGTTTGCAAGGACGCAAACAGGAGATAAATCCTACAAGTGCCCTGAGGATCATAACTCTCTGCCTCATGGCACATCACTTGGTATATCAAAGGGTATGCGTAGAGAGAAAcgctatgaatgtaaggaatgtgggaaattCTTCAGCTGGCGCTCTAATCTAACCAGGCACAGGCTTATTCATACCGGagaaaaaccctatgaatgtaaagaatgtggaaaaTCTTTCAGCCGCAGTTCTCACCTCATTGGACATCAAAAGACTCACACTGGGGAGGAACCCTATGAGTGTAAAGAGTGTGGAAAATCGTTCAGCTGGTTCTCTCACCTTGTCACCCATCAGAGGACTCATACGGGAGACAAACTGTACACATGTAATCAGTGTGGTAAATCTTTTGTTCATAGCTCTAGGCTTATTAGGCACCAgagaactcacactggagagaagccttatgAGTGTCCTGAGTGTGGAAAATCTTTCAGACAGAGCACACACCTCATTTTGCACCAGAGAACTCACGTGCAAGTGAGGCCCTATGAGTGTAACGAATGTGGGAAGTCTTACAGCCAGAGATCTCACCTAGTTGTGCATCACAGAACTCACACTGGACTGAAACCCTTCGAGTGTAAAGACTGTGGAAAATGCTTTAGTCGAAGCTCTCACCTTTTCTCACATCAGAGAACCCACACCGGGGAAAAACCATACGAATGCCATGattgtgggaaagccttcagccaGAGTTCTGCCCTCATTGTGCATCAGAGAatccatactggagagaagccgtACGAATGCTGTCAGTGTGGGAGAGCCTTCATCCGGAAGAATGACCTCATTAAGCACCAGAGGGTTCATGCTGGGGAAGAGACCTATAAATGTGACCAGTGTGGAGTTACCTTCAGCCAGACTTCTCCATTTGTAGTTCATCAGATAGCGCACACGGGGGAGCAGTTCTTAACTTGTAATCAGTGTGGGGCAGCACTTGTTAGTAGCCCCAACCTTATCAGATACCAGACAG aaaaaaatctagaagtgATTGTTAGATTCATGAGATCTGAGAACTACAAGGAACATGAGACCGTCTAA
- the ZNF10 gene encoding zinc finger protein 10 isoform X1: MRCKTNELLLLGTSPYSSIARNEEGMEAKSPTARSHSFMASEESSSSPAMVLLLWSWLLLDAAHRGRPCFCVVFPYQTLVTFTDVLVSFTREEWQLLEPAQQGLYKDVTLENYENLVSLGHQCAKPDVILQLEKGDEPWLVDRGSPQNAHPDWDTAVEIKSLISSKNICKDRQSYDIKMEGMAKNDLWYLSLEEVWKCEDQLDKYQENQERHLRQVAFTQKKALTQQRVGENGKYGGTCLIPAQLVLREYFHKHDSHAKSLKHDLVFSGHQKSYANNSNACGQTSCQNIHLIQFARTQTGDKSYKCPEDHNSLPHGTSLGISKGMRREKRYECKECGKFFSWRSNLTRHRLIHTGEKPYECKECGKSFSRSSHLIGHQKTHTGEEPYECKECGKSFSWFSHLVTHQRTHTGDKLYTCNQCGKSFVHSSRLIRHQRTHTGEKPYECPECGKSFRQSTHLILHQRTHVQVRPYECNECGKSYSQRSHLVVHHRTHTGLKPFECKDCGKCFSRSSHLFSHQRTHTGEKPYECHDCGKAFSQSSALIVHQRIHTGEKPYECCQCGRAFIRKNDLIKHQRVHAGEETYKCDQCGVTFSQTSPFVVHQIAHTGEQFLTCNQCGAALVSSPNLIRYQTEKNLEVIVRFMRSENYKEHETV, encoded by the exons cTTCTCCTTCTCGGGACCTCACCTTACTCAAGCATCGCCAGGAACGAGGAGGGCATGGAAGCCAAGTCGCCAACTGCCCGGTCCCAC AGCTTCATGGCCTCTGAGGAGAGCTCCTCGTCCCCAGCCATGGTGCTTCTCCTGTGGTCATGGCTCCTTTTGGATGCGGCTCATAGAGGAAGGCCTTGCTTCTGTGTGGTGTTTCCTTATCAG ACACTGGTGACCTTCACGGACGTACTTGTGAGCTTCACCAGGGAGGAGTGGCAGCTCCTGGAGCCTGCCCAGCAGGGTCTGTACAAGGACGTGACGCTGGAGAACTATGAGAACCTGGTTTCTTTGG GTCATCAGTGCGCCAAGCCGGATGTGATCCTACAGTTGGAGAAAGGGGACGAGCCGTGGCTGGTGGACAGAGGGAGTCCCCAAAATGCCCACCCAG attgggATACTGCAGTTgaaattaaatcattaatttccaGTAAGAACATTTGTAAAGATAGACAATCCTATGACATTAAAATGGAAGGAATGGCAAAGAATGATCTCTGGTATTTGTCATTAGAAGAAGTCTGGAAATGTGAAGACCAGTTGGACAAGTatcaggaaaaccaggagagacaTTTGAGGCAAGTGGCATTCACCCAAAAGAAAGCACTTACTCAGCAAAGAGTCGGTGAAAATGGTAAATATGGGGGAACCTGTCTTATTCCTGCTCAGCTGGTACTGAGAGAGTATTTCCATAAACATGACTCACATGCTAAGAGTTTAAAACATGATTTAGTTTTCAGTGGTCATCAGAAAAGCTATGCAAATAACAGTAATGCATGTGGCCAGACCTCCTGTCAGAACATTCACCTTATTCAGTTTGCAAGGACGCAAACAGGAGATAAATCCTACAAGTGCCCTGAGGATCATAACTCTCTGCCTCATGGCACATCACTTGGTATATCAAAGGGTATGCGTAGAGAGAAAcgctatgaatgtaaggaatgtgggaaattCTTCAGCTGGCGCTCTAATCTAACCAGGCACAGGCTTATTCATACCGGagaaaaaccctatgaatgtaaagaatgtggaaaaTCTTTCAGCCGCAGTTCTCACCTCATTGGACATCAAAAGACTCACACTGGGGAGGAACCCTATGAGTGTAAAGAGTGTGGAAAATCGTTCAGCTGGTTCTCTCACCTTGTCACCCATCAGAGGACTCATACGGGAGACAAACTGTACACATGTAATCAGTGTGGTAAATCTTTTGTTCATAGCTCTAGGCTTATTAGGCACCAgagaactcacactggagagaagccttatgAGTGTCCTGAGTGTGGAAAATCTTTCAGACAGAGCACACACCTCATTTTGCACCAGAGAACTCACGTGCAAGTGAGGCCCTATGAGTGTAACGAATGTGGGAAGTCTTACAGCCAGAGATCTCACCTAGTTGTGCATCACAGAACTCACACTGGACTGAAACCCTTCGAGTGTAAAGACTGTGGAAAATGCTTTAGTCGAAGCTCTCACCTTTTCTCACATCAGAGAACCCACACCGGGGAAAAACCATACGAATGCCATGattgtgggaaagccttcagccaGAGTTCTGCCCTCATTGTGCATCAGAGAatccatactggagagaagccgtACGAATGCTGTCAGTGTGGGAGAGCCTTCATCCGGAAGAATGACCTCATTAAGCACCAGAGGGTTCATGCTGGGGAAGAGACCTATAAATGTGACCAGTGTGGAGTTACCTTCAGCCAGACTTCTCCATTTGTAGTTCATCAGATAGCGCACACGGGGGAGCAGTTCTTAACTTGTAATCAGTGTGGGGCAGCACTTGTTAGTAGCCCCAACCTTATCAGATACCAGACAG aaaaaaatctagaagtgATTGTTAGATTCATGAGATCTGAGAACTACAAGGAACATGAGACCGTCTAA
- the ZNF10 gene encoding zinc finger protein 10 isoform X4: MEAKSPTARSHTLVTFTDVLVSFTREEWQLLEPAQQGLYKDVTLENYENLVSLGHQCAKPDVILQLEKGDEPWLVDRGSPQNAHPDWDTAVEIKSLISSKNICKDRQSYDIKMEGMAKNDLWYLSLEEVWKCEDQLDKYQENQERHLRQVAFTQKKALTQQRVGENGKYGGTCLIPAQLVLREYFHKHDSHAKSLKHDLVFSGHQKSYANNSNACGQTSCQNIHLIQFARTQTGDKSYKCPEDHNSLPHGTSLGISKGMRREKRYECKECGKFFSWRSNLTRHRLIHTGEKPYECKECGKSFSRSSHLIGHQKTHTGEEPYECKECGKSFSWFSHLVTHQRTHTGDKLYTCNQCGKSFVHSSRLIRHQRTHTGEKPYECPECGKSFRQSTHLILHQRTHVQVRPYECNECGKSYSQRSHLVVHHRTHTGLKPFECKDCGKCFSRSSHLFSHQRTHTGEKPYECHDCGKAFSQSSALIVHQRIHTGEKPYECCQCGRAFIRKNDLIKHQRVHAGEETYKCDQCGVTFSQTSPFVVHQIAHTGEQFLTCNQCGAALVSSPNLIRYQTEKNLEVIVRFMRSENYKEHETV; encoded by the exons ATGGAAGCCAAGTCGCCAACTGCCCGGTCCCAC ACACTGGTGACCTTCACGGACGTACTTGTGAGCTTCACCAGGGAGGAGTGGCAGCTCCTGGAGCCTGCCCAGCAGGGTCTGTACAAGGACGTGACGCTGGAGAACTATGAGAACCTGGTTTCTTTGG GTCATCAGTGCGCCAAGCCGGATGTGATCCTACAGTTGGAGAAAGGGGACGAGCCGTGGCTGGTGGACAGAGGGAGTCCCCAAAATGCCCACCCAG attgggATACTGCAGTTgaaattaaatcattaatttccaGTAAGAACATTTGTAAAGATAGACAATCCTATGACATTAAAATGGAAGGAATGGCAAAGAATGATCTCTGGTATTTGTCATTAGAAGAAGTCTGGAAATGTGAAGACCAGTTGGACAAGTatcaggaaaaccaggagagacaTTTGAGGCAAGTGGCATTCACCCAAAAGAAAGCACTTACTCAGCAAAGAGTCGGTGAAAATGGTAAATATGGGGGAACCTGTCTTATTCCTGCTCAGCTGGTACTGAGAGAGTATTTCCATAAACATGACTCACATGCTAAGAGTTTAAAACATGATTTAGTTTTCAGTGGTCATCAGAAAAGCTATGCAAATAACAGTAATGCATGTGGCCAGACCTCCTGTCAGAACATTCACCTTATTCAGTTTGCAAGGACGCAAACAGGAGATAAATCCTACAAGTGCCCTGAGGATCATAACTCTCTGCCTCATGGCACATCACTTGGTATATCAAAGGGTATGCGTAGAGAGAAAcgctatgaatgtaaggaatgtgggaaattCTTCAGCTGGCGCTCTAATCTAACCAGGCACAGGCTTATTCATACCGGagaaaaaccctatgaatgtaaagaatgtggaaaaTCTTTCAGCCGCAGTTCTCACCTCATTGGACATCAAAAGACTCACACTGGGGAGGAACCCTATGAGTGTAAAGAGTGTGGAAAATCGTTCAGCTGGTTCTCTCACCTTGTCACCCATCAGAGGACTCATACGGGAGACAAACTGTACACATGTAATCAGTGTGGTAAATCTTTTGTTCATAGCTCTAGGCTTATTAGGCACCAgagaactcacactggagagaagccttatgAGTGTCCTGAGTGTGGAAAATCTTTCAGACAGAGCACACACCTCATTTTGCACCAGAGAACTCACGTGCAAGTGAGGCCCTATGAGTGTAACGAATGTGGGAAGTCTTACAGCCAGAGATCTCACCTAGTTGTGCATCACAGAACTCACACTGGACTGAAACCCTTCGAGTGTAAAGACTGTGGAAAATGCTTTAGTCGAAGCTCTCACCTTTTCTCACATCAGAGAACCCACACCGGGGAAAAACCATACGAATGCCATGattgtgggaaagccttcagccaGAGTTCTGCCCTCATTGTGCATCAGAGAatccatactggagagaagccgtACGAATGCTGTCAGTGTGGGAGAGCCTTCATCCGGAAGAATGACCTCATTAAGCACCAGAGGGTTCATGCTGGGGAAGAGACCTATAAATGTGACCAGTGTGGAGTTACCTTCAGCCAGACTTCTCCATTTGTAGTTCATCAGATAGCGCACACGGGGGAGCAGTTCTTAACTTGTAATCAGTGTGGGGCAGCACTTGTTAGTAGCCCCAACCTTATCAGATACCAGACAG aaaaaaatctagaagtgATTGTTAGATTCATGAGATCTGAGAACTACAAGGAACATGAGACCGTCTAA
- the ZNF10 gene encoding zinc finger protein 10 isoform X3 encodes MRCKTNELLLLGTSPYSSIARNEEGMEAKSPTARSHTLVTFTDVLVSFTREEWQLLEPAQQGLYKDVTLENYENLVSLGHQCAKPDVILQLEKGDEPWLVDRGSPQNAHPDWDTAVEIKSLISSKNICKDRQSYDIKMEGMAKNDLWYLSLEEVWKCEDQLDKYQENQERHLRQVAFTQKKALTQQRVGENGKYGGTCLIPAQLVLREYFHKHDSHAKSLKHDLVFSGHQKSYANNSNACGQTSCQNIHLIQFARTQTGDKSYKCPEDHNSLPHGTSLGISKGMRREKRYECKECGKFFSWRSNLTRHRLIHTGEKPYECKECGKSFSRSSHLIGHQKTHTGEEPYECKECGKSFSWFSHLVTHQRTHTGDKLYTCNQCGKSFVHSSRLIRHQRTHTGEKPYECPECGKSFRQSTHLILHQRTHVQVRPYECNECGKSYSQRSHLVVHHRTHTGLKPFECKDCGKCFSRSSHLFSHQRTHTGEKPYECHDCGKAFSQSSALIVHQRIHTGEKPYECCQCGRAFIRKNDLIKHQRVHAGEETYKCDQCGVTFSQTSPFVVHQIAHTGEQFLTCNQCGAALVSSPNLIRYQTGKIREKTY; translated from the exons cTTCTCCTTCTCGGGACCTCACCTTACTCAAGCATCGCCAGGAACGAGGAGGGCATGGAAGCCAAGTCGCCAACTGCCCGGTCCCAC ACACTGGTGACCTTCACGGACGTACTTGTGAGCTTCACCAGGGAGGAGTGGCAGCTCCTGGAGCCTGCCCAGCAGGGTCTGTACAAGGACGTGACGCTGGAGAACTATGAGAACCTGGTTTCTTTGG GTCATCAGTGCGCCAAGCCGGATGTGATCCTACAGTTGGAGAAAGGGGACGAGCCGTGGCTGGTGGACAGAGGGAGTCCCCAAAATGCCCACCCAG attgggATACTGCAGTTgaaattaaatcattaatttccaGTAAGAACATTTGTAAAGATAGACAATCCTATGACATTAAAATGGAAGGAATGGCAAAGAATGATCTCTGGTATTTGTCATTAGAAGAAGTCTGGAAATGTGAAGACCAGTTGGACAAGTatcaggaaaaccaggagagacaTTTGAGGCAAGTGGCATTCACCCAAAAGAAAGCACTTACTCAGCAAAGAGTCGGTGAAAATGGTAAATATGGGGGAACCTGTCTTATTCCTGCTCAGCTGGTACTGAGAGAGTATTTCCATAAACATGACTCACATGCTAAGAGTTTAAAACATGATTTAGTTTTCAGTGGTCATCAGAAAAGCTATGCAAATAACAGTAATGCATGTGGCCAGACCTCCTGTCAGAACATTCACCTTATTCAGTTTGCAAGGACGCAAACAGGAGATAAATCCTACAAGTGCCCTGAGGATCATAACTCTCTGCCTCATGGCACATCACTTGGTATATCAAAGGGTATGCGTAGAGAGAAAcgctatgaatgtaaggaatgtgggaaattCTTCAGCTGGCGCTCTAATCTAACCAGGCACAGGCTTATTCATACCGGagaaaaaccctatgaatgtaaagaatgtggaaaaTCTTTCAGCCGCAGTTCTCACCTCATTGGACATCAAAAGACTCACACTGGGGAGGAACCCTATGAGTGTAAAGAGTGTGGAAAATCGTTCAGCTGGTTCTCTCACCTTGTCACCCATCAGAGGACTCATACGGGAGACAAACTGTACACATGTAATCAGTGTGGTAAATCTTTTGTTCATAGCTCTAGGCTTATTAGGCACCAgagaactcacactggagagaagccttatgAGTGTCCTGAGTGTGGAAAATCTTTCAGACAGAGCACACACCTCATTTTGCACCAGAGAACTCACGTGCAAGTGAGGCCCTATGAGTGTAACGAATGTGGGAAGTCTTACAGCCAGAGATCTCACCTAGTTGTGCATCACAGAACTCACACTGGACTGAAACCCTTCGAGTGTAAAGACTGTGGAAAATGCTTTAGTCGAAGCTCTCACCTTTTCTCACATCAGAGAACCCACACCGGGGAAAAACCATACGAATGCCATGattgtgggaaagccttcagccaGAGTTCTGCCCTCATTGTGCATCAGAGAatccatactggagagaagccgtACGAATGCTGTCAGTGTGGGAGAGCCTTCATCCGGAAGAATGACCTCATTAAGCACCAGAGGGTTCATGCTGGGGAAGAGACCTATAAATGTGACCAGTGTGGAGTTACCTTCAGCCAGACTTCTCCATTTGTAGTTCATCAGATAGCGCACACGGGGGAGCAGTTCTTAACTTGTAATCAGTGTGGGGCAGCACTTGTTAGTAGCCCCAACCTTATCAGATACCAGACAGGTAAGATCAGAGAAAAAACTTACTAA